The following are from one region of the Bradyrhizobium septentrionale genome:
- the wrbA gene encoding NAD(P)H:quinone oxidoreductase, producing MAKVLVLYYSAYGHIEAMANAVAEGAREAGATVDIKRVPELVPAEVAKASYYKLDQATPVAEIDDLANYDAIIVGTGTRFGRMASQMANFLDQAGGLWLKGALNGKVGGAFTSSATQHGGQETTLFSIITNLLHFGMTVVGLNYGFAGQMKLDEVTGGAPYGATTITGGDGSRQPSENELAGARYQGRAIAETARKLHG from the coding sequence ATGGCCAAGGTTCTCGTTCTCTATTACTCCGCCTACGGTCACATCGAAGCCATGGCGAATGCGGTGGCGGAAGGCGCGCGCGAAGCCGGCGCCACCGTCGACATCAAGCGAGTGCCCGAGCTCGTGCCGGCCGAAGTCGCGAAAGCCTCGTACTACAAGCTCGACCAGGCCACGCCAGTCGCCGAGATTGACGATCTCGCCAACTATGACGCCATCATCGTCGGCACCGGCACCCGCTTCGGCCGCATGGCCTCGCAGATGGCCAACTTCCTCGACCAGGCCGGCGGGCTGTGGCTCAAGGGCGCGCTGAACGGCAAGGTCGGCGGCGCCTTCACCTCGAGCGCGACCCAGCATGGCGGCCAGGAGACCACGCTGTTCTCGATCATCACCAACCTCCTGCATTTCGGCATGACGGTGGTCGGCCTCAATTACGGCTTTGCCGGGCAGATGAAGCTCGACGAGGTCACCGGCGGCGCGCCCTACGGCGCCACCACCATCACCGGCGGCGACGGCAGCCGCCAGCCGAGCGAGAACGAACTGGCCGGCGCCCGCTATCAGGGCCGCGCGATCGCGGAGACCGCCAGGAAGCTGCACGGCTGA
- a CDS encoding pirin family protein, protein MIELRPFAELGGADHGWLKAKHHFSFASYYDPENVSHGALRVWNDDEIAPNSGFPAHPHANMEIITYVREGAITHQDSLGNKGRTEAGDVQVMSAGSGIRHSEYNLEPSKTKIFQIWIEPTTKGGHPTWGSKPFPKADRSGKLVTIASGIDGDNDALPIRANARVLATTLKAGESAEYSADKARHLYLVPAAGSIEVNGVRVNARDGAAIRDEAKLKITALEDAELVLVDAA, encoded by the coding sequence ATGATCGAACTGAGACCATTTGCTGAGCTTGGCGGTGCCGACCACGGCTGGCTGAAGGCCAAGCATCACTTCTCGTTTGCCAGCTACTACGATCCCGAGAATGTGAGCCACGGCGCGCTGCGGGTGTGGAACGATGATGAGATCGCGCCCAACTCCGGCTTCCCGGCTCATCCGCATGCCAACATGGAGATCATCACCTATGTCCGCGAGGGCGCGATCACGCACCAGGACTCGCTCGGCAACAAGGGACGCACCGAAGCCGGCGACGTGCAGGTGATGAGCGCCGGCAGCGGCATCCGCCACTCCGAGTACAATCTGGAGCCCTCGAAGACCAAGATCTTCCAGATCTGGATCGAGCCGACGACGAAGGGCGGCCATCCGACCTGGGGCTCAAAGCCGTTCCCGAAGGCGGACCGCTCGGGCAAGCTCGTCACCATCGCCTCGGGGATCGACGGCGACAACGACGCGCTGCCGATCCGCGCCAATGCGCGGGTGCTCGCCACCACGCTGAAGGCCGGCGAGAGCGCGGAATATTCCGCCGACAAGGCCCGTCACCTCTACCTGGTGCCGGCGGCCGGCAGCATCGAGGTCAACGGCGTGCGCGTCAATGCGCGCGACGGTGCCGCGATCCGCGACGAGGCCAAGCTGAAGATCACCGCGCTCGAAGATGCCGAGCTGGTGCTGGTCGACGCGGCCTGA
- a CDS encoding GNAT family N-acetyltransferase encodes MTVLTTAVEKSGARVSSHAVGYRVELVDDWAQAVARWGAFDPLTAFQHPQWYMSWYRAFASTDGVEPLIAIVSDAATGERAALLPLIRHRQGSLRIIEFADLNLTDFNAPLLGPAAPRDDVAAWQFWRDLKAALRKMQGGADLIRFRKMPVRLAARSNPLALLDGVGPSLVNGNLLTIGDDHNAWRYELDRKVRKELERSWRVFTREPSAAFKFAADTDEALQLLSVTEAQQGDRLLGLGLNYVLDNADSTAFYRDLVREGTGRGYAVMTALTTHDEVVATLLGIRTGSRYIMIRISNAGEKWSMCSPGRLIIDRTIEALHRDGVREFEFSVGNYSYKRRFGPLRTPLVDLGAALSWRGQPQALRDRAVLALRHNPKLSARLKEALGKSTPSREED; translated from the coding sequence ATGACAGTATTGACGACAGCGGTTGAGAAATCCGGGGCGCGGGTCTCCTCCCATGCAGTCGGCTATCGCGTCGAGCTGGTTGACGATTGGGCGCAGGCCGTTGCCCGTTGGGGCGCATTCGATCCGCTCACCGCGTTCCAGCATCCGCAATGGTACATGTCGTGGTATCGAGCTTTTGCATCGACGGACGGCGTCGAGCCGCTGATCGCCATCGTCAGCGATGCTGCGACCGGCGAGCGCGCCGCGCTGCTGCCGCTGATCCGTCACCGCCAGGGCAGCCTCCGCATCATCGAATTCGCCGATCTCAATCTCACCGATTTCAACGCGCCGTTGCTCGGCCCGGCCGCCCCTCGTGACGACGTCGCCGCCTGGCAGTTCTGGCGCGACCTGAAGGCGGCGCTTCGCAAGATGCAGGGCGGTGCCGATCTGATTCGTTTTCGCAAGATGCCGGTCAGGCTTGCGGCGCGATCCAATCCGCTGGCGTTGCTCGATGGAGTCGGACCGTCGCTCGTCAACGGCAATCTGCTGACCATCGGCGACGACCACAATGCCTGGCGCTACGAGCTGGACCGCAAGGTCCGCAAGGAGCTGGAACGGAGCTGGCGCGTGTTCACCCGCGAACCGTCCGCCGCCTTCAAATTCGCTGCCGACACCGACGAGGCATTGCAGCTCCTTTCGGTCACGGAGGCGCAGCAGGGCGATCGGTTGCTGGGCCTTGGGCTCAACTACGTGCTCGACAATGCGGACTCCACCGCCTTCTATCGCGACCTCGTGCGCGAAGGCACCGGCCGCGGCTATGCGGTGATGACCGCGCTGACGACGCACGACGAGGTGGTGGCGACGCTGCTCGGCATCCGCACCGGCTCGCGCTACATCATGATCCGCATCAGCAATGCGGGCGAGAAGTGGTCGATGTGCTCGCCGGGCCGGCTGATCATCGATCGCACCATCGAGGCGCTGCACAGAGACGGCGTGCGCGAGTTCGAGTTTTCGGTCGGCAATTACAGCTACAAGCGGCGGTTCGGACCGCTGCGTACGCCGCTGGTCGATCTCGGTGCCGCCTTGAGCTGGCGCGGACAACCCCAGGCGCTGCGTGACCGTGCCGTGCTGGCGCTGCGTCACAATCCAAAACTCTCAGCACGGCTGAAAGAGGCACTCGGCAAGTCGACGCCTTCGCGCGAGGAGGATTGA
- a CDS encoding cupin-like domain-containing protein: MTTGKIFANWDDNHSKLWSHQPIRLEHTMHKQPAFSMDDLAKLIEHYPREHYSLVKTGARGSSRVWREGEIGRLRGQQVIESISRGGLWLNLRNVTAVDHRYRDMIERMFGEIAAKVPGFDAPTHQAGILISSPDAQVYYHADLPGQGLVQIAGCKRVYIYPNTQPFIRPEHLENIALFDVEVDIPYEPWYDWHAQVIDLEPGQMLNWPLNAPHRVENLDTVNISMTISYVNDDIRRAQILHLANGMLRHRFGYAPRSRSIRGPTFFAKQVMQKLLRDGKWVKRERAVRRQIDFRLDESDLGKIVDLPKAELKAALEAA, translated from the coding sequence ATGACGACGGGCAAGATCTTCGCGAATTGGGATGACAACCATTCCAAGCTCTGGAGCCATCAGCCGATCCGGCTCGAGCACACCATGCACAAGCAGCCGGCGTTCTCGATGGACGATCTGGCGAAATTGATCGAGCACTATCCGCGCGAGCATTACAGCCTGGTCAAGACCGGCGCCAGGGGATCGAGCCGCGTCTGGCGCGAGGGCGAGATCGGCAGGCTGCGCGGCCAGCAGGTGATCGAGTCGATCTCGCGCGGCGGCCTGTGGCTGAACCTGCGCAACGTCACCGCGGTCGATCATCGCTACCGCGACATGATCGAGCGGATGTTCGGCGAGATCGCCGCCAAGGTCCCGGGTTTCGACGCGCCGACCCATCAGGCCGGCATCCTGATTTCGTCACCCGACGCGCAGGTCTATTACCACGCCGATCTGCCGGGGCAGGGCCTGGTGCAGATCGCCGGCTGCAAGCGGGTCTATATCTATCCCAACACGCAGCCGTTCATCCGGCCCGAGCATCTGGAGAACATCGCTCTGTTCGATGTCGAGGTCGATATCCCCTATGAGCCCTGGTACGACTGGCACGCGCAGGTGATCGATCTCGAACCCGGCCAGATGCTGAACTGGCCGCTCAATGCGCCGCACCGCGTCGAGAACCTCGATACCGTCAACATCTCGATGACGATCTCCTATGTGAACGACGACATCCGCCGTGCCCAGATCCTGCACCTCGCCAACGGCATGCTGCGTCACCGCTTCGGCTACGCGCCGCGCAGCCGCAGCATCCGCGGTCCCACTTTCTTCGCCAAGCAAGTGATGCAGAAGCTGCTGCGCGACGGCAAGTGGGTAAAGCGCGAACGCGCGGTGCGCCGCCAGATCGATTTCCGTCTCGACGAGAGCGATCTCGGCAAGATCGTCGACCTGCCCAAGGCAGAGTTGAAGGCGGCGTTGGAAGCGGCGTAA
- a CDS encoding DUF5996 family protein, with translation MTNTQKTRWPELPTAAWRDSCATLQLFTQIAGKIRLAKSPWLNHSWHVTLYVTARGLTTSPVPDGDRTFQIDFDLIDHMLSVSTSDGAERQFALAGQSVASFYAALMGNLKDLGIDVVIDEIPNEVSDPIRFSQDTQHASYDADAVRRFHQILVNCDRVFKQFRTGFLGKASPVHFFWGSFDLAVTRFSGRTAPRHPGGVPHLPDAVAHEAYSHEVSSAGFWPGGGAIDYPAFYSYAYPEPAGYRSTPVRPDAAFFSEALGEFILPYDAVRMAADPDKALLEFLQSSYEAAAINANWDRAALECAQGQPGVVRGV, from the coding sequence ATGACCAACACACAGAAGACCCGCTGGCCGGAACTGCCGACCGCGGCGTGGCGCGACAGCTGTGCCACGCTCCAGCTTTTCACCCAGATTGCCGGCAAGATCCGGCTGGCGAAATCGCCCTGGCTCAATCACTCCTGGCACGTCACGCTCTATGTCACGGCGCGCGGGCTGACGACCTCGCCGGTCCCCGACGGCGACCGCACGTTCCAGATCGACTTCGATCTTATCGATCACATGCTCAGCGTCTCGACCAGCGACGGCGCCGAGCGGCAATTCGCGCTGGCCGGTCAATCGGTCGCGAGCTTCTACGCGGCGCTCATGGGCAATCTGAAGGACCTCGGAATCGACGTCGTCATTGACGAGATACCGAACGAAGTCTCCGACCCGATCCGATTTTCGCAGGATACGCAGCATGCCTCGTACGACGCGGATGCCGTGCGCCGGTTTCACCAGATCCTTGTGAACTGCGACCGCGTGTTCAAGCAATTCCGGACCGGCTTTCTCGGCAAGGCGAGCCCGGTGCATTTCTTCTGGGGCAGCTTTGATCTCGCGGTGACGCGCTTCTCCGGCAGGACGGCACCGCGGCATCCCGGCGGCGTGCCACATTTGCCCGACGCGGTGGCGCACGAAGCCTATTCGCACGAGGTGAGCAGCGCCGGCTTCTGGCCGGGCGGCGGCGCAATCGATTACCCCGCATTCTATTCCTACGCTTATCCGGAACCCGCGGGCTATCGCAGCACGCCGGTGCGGCCCGACGCTGCATTCTTCAGCGAGGCACTCGGCGAATTCATCCTGCCATACGACGCCGTGCGGATGGCTGCAGATCCGGACAAGGCGCTGCTCGAATTCCTGCAATCGAGCTATGAGGCCGCGGCCATCAACGCGAACTGGGACCGTGCTGCGCTGGAATGCGCACAGGGCCAGCCGGGCGTGGTCAGAGGGGTCTAG